The following coding sequences are from one Streptomyces sp. NBC_01485 window:
- a CDS encoding pyridoxal phosphate-dependent decarboxylase family protein has protein sequence MPPLASGPEGPDALRPLLATVLDALDAGARARGGPLPAGGPDAVAAHVRAAVGDVLPEHGDPDALRTLVRALAEGAADPADPLCAAHLHCPPLAVATAADLAVSVLNPSLDSWDQAPAASELEALLTRALAAEVYGPTRPGPPHLTPSPRQPEPTATVTAERTGTPRTPDALVTTGGTEANHLALLLARETHGPTLRLVCGANAHHSLPRAAWLLGLPEPVVLPTPTGTLDPAALDQALTTHAGPHPGPVLVAATAGTTDAGLIDPLPEIAAICASHGARLHIDAAYGGGLLFSDRHRARLAGLDAAHTVTLDLHKLGWQPVAAGLLAVRDDRDLTALHHHADYLNADDDTEAGLPDLLGRSLRTTRRPDVLKIAVTLKTLGRTGLGALVDQVCAHAHEFADLVTAHPGLELHAPPTISTVLFRPTGATDPAVAEIRRRLLTDGRAVLGRARVGGRLWLKTTLLNPHTRPDDLAALLELVEGNTPA, from the coding sequence ATGCCGCCCCTCGCCTCAGGACCCGAAGGCCCCGACGCCCTAAGGCCGTTGCTCGCAACCGTCCTCGACGCGCTCGACGCCGGCGCCCGAGCCCGCGGCGGACCCCTGCCCGCGGGCGGCCCGGACGCGGTCGCCGCCCACGTCCGGGCCGCCGTGGGAGACGTCCTCCCCGAGCACGGCGACCCCGACGCCCTGCGCACCCTCGTCCGCGCACTCGCCGAAGGCGCCGCCGACCCCGCGGACCCCCTCTGCGCCGCCCACCTGCACTGCCCGCCCCTCGCCGTAGCCACCGCCGCCGACCTCGCCGTCTCCGTCCTCAACCCGTCCCTCGACTCCTGGGACCAGGCCCCCGCCGCCTCCGAACTGGAGGCCCTGCTCACCCGGGCCCTGGCCGCCGAGGTCTACGGCCCCACCCGCCCGGGCCCCCCACACCTCACCCCCTCCCCCCGGCAGCCCGAGCCAACGGCCACGGTCACGGCAGAGCGAACCGGCACACCCCGCACCCCCGACGCCCTCGTCACCACCGGCGGTACCGAAGCCAACCACCTCGCCCTCCTCCTCGCCCGCGAAACCCACGGCCCCACCCTCCGCCTCGTCTGCGGAGCGAACGCCCATCACTCCCTGCCCCGCGCCGCCTGGCTCCTCGGCCTCCCCGAACCCGTCGTCCTGCCCACCCCCACCGGCACCCTCGACCCCGCCGCCCTCGACCAGGCCCTCACCACCCACGCCGGCCCCCACCCCGGCCCCGTCCTCGTCGCCGCCACCGCGGGCACCACCGACGCCGGACTCATCGACCCCCTCCCCGAGATCGCGGCGATCTGCGCGTCCCACGGCGCCCGCCTCCACATCGACGCCGCCTACGGAGGCGGCCTCCTGTTCAGCGACCGCCACCGCGCCCGACTCGCCGGTCTCGACGCCGCCCACACCGTCACCCTCGACCTGCACAAACTCGGCTGGCAGCCCGTCGCCGCCGGACTCCTCGCCGTCCGCGACGACCGCGACCTCACCGCCCTCCACCACCACGCCGACTACCTCAACGCCGACGACGACACCGAAGCCGGCCTCCCCGACCTCCTCGGCCGCTCCCTGCGCACCACCCGACGCCCCGACGTCCTCAAAATCGCCGTCACCCTCAAAACCCTCGGCCGCACCGGCCTCGGCGCCCTCGTCGACCAGGTCTGCGCCCACGCCCACGAGTTCGCCGACCTCGTCACCGCACACCCCGGCCTCGAACTCCACGCCCCGCCCACCATCAGCACCGTCCTCTTCCGCCCCACGGGCGCCACCGACCCCGCCGTCGCCGAGATACGCCGCCGCCTCCTCACCGACGGCCGCGCCGTCCTCGGCCGCGCCCGCGTCGGCGGCCGGCTCTGGCTCAAGACCACCCTCCTCAACCCCCACACCCGGCCCGACGACCTGGCCGCCCTCCTGGAACTGGTGGAAGGAAACACCCCCGCATGA
- the pepN gene encoding aminopeptidase N: MSVLTRDAAQSRAKLLDVHSYTIELDLTTGDETFDSVTVIRFAARASGDTFVEVRPAALHSVTLDGEPLDPQTLDDNRLPLNDLTAGEHELRVRASMRYSRTGEGMHRFTDPTDGETYLYTQLFMDDVQRVFAAFDQPDLKAVFALTVKAPENWTVLANGITEHLGEGRWQAAPTPLISTYLVAVAAGPWHSVRTEHRGLPFGLHCRRSLAPHLDADADELLEITRQCYDRYHEKFDEPYPFDSYDQAFVPEFNAGAMENPGLVTFRDEFVYRSAVTDTERQTRAMVIAHEMAHMWFGDLVTLQWWDDIWLNESFAEYMGYQTLNEVRPGGSGGEPPRWRGTDTWTDFGVVRKAWGYDADQRPSTHPVAPENVDDTAAALLNFDGISYAKGASALRQLVTWLGDKDFLAGINTHFARHKFANATLADFIDSLASHTERDVHAWADAWLRTTGVDTLTPTLSGSGGDHTLTVTHQGSRPHRIAVGLYDLDLADEGRHLTLRERLDVDIPQNAPQPLGKRPALLLLNDGDLTYTKVRFDPASFETVRTGLSGLPGPLTRAVVWNALRDAVRDGELAPTAYLDAARAHLPRETDLALVQGVLAFAAGQVADRYLTPEQRPAALATLSALCRDLIRRTEDGDHPGLRLIAVRHFIDVAAHPDTIDAWLAEGTVPGGPELDPDLRWRVLARLAVLGATDEAAIAAELARDPSATGQEGAARCRAALPDADAKRTAWAAMFESDDLSNYLFTATAQGFWQPEQADLVSEYVPRFYEDAVAVAARRGPAIADAAGRWAFPAHAVTPDTLHLGEQCLTAAAPTPSLRRKLIDQLDDLARALRVRDQSSPSGA, from the coding sequence ATGTCCGTACTGACGCGCGACGCAGCGCAAAGCCGTGCCAAGCTCCTCGACGTCCACAGCTACACCATCGAGCTCGACCTGACGACCGGCGACGAGACCTTCGACTCCGTCACCGTCATCCGGTTCGCGGCGCGCGCCAGCGGGGACACCTTCGTCGAGGTCAGGCCTGCCGCACTGCACTCCGTCACCCTCGACGGCGAGCCCCTCGACCCGCAGACCCTGGACGACAACCGGCTCCCCCTGAACGACCTCACCGCCGGCGAACACGAACTGCGCGTCCGGGCGAGCATGCGCTACTCCCGCACCGGCGAGGGCATGCACCGCTTCACCGACCCCACCGACGGCGAGACGTACCTCTACACCCAGCTCTTCATGGACGACGTCCAGCGCGTCTTCGCCGCCTTCGACCAGCCCGACCTCAAGGCCGTCTTCGCCCTCACCGTCAAGGCCCCCGAGAACTGGACCGTCCTCGCCAACGGCATCACCGAACACCTCGGCGAGGGCCGCTGGCAGGCCGCCCCCACCCCCCTCATCTCCACCTACCTCGTCGCCGTCGCCGCCGGCCCCTGGCACTCCGTCCGCACCGAACACCGAGGCCTGCCCTTCGGCCTCCACTGCCGCCGCTCCCTCGCCCCCCACCTCGACGCGGACGCCGACGAACTGCTCGAGATCACCCGCCAGTGCTACGACCGCTACCACGAGAAGTTCGACGAGCCCTACCCCTTCGACTCCTACGACCAGGCGTTCGTCCCCGAGTTCAACGCCGGCGCCATGGAGAACCCGGGCCTCGTCACCTTCCGCGACGAGTTCGTCTACCGCTCCGCCGTCACCGACACCGAACGCCAGACCCGCGCCATGGTCATCGCCCACGAGATGGCCCACATGTGGTTCGGCGACCTCGTCACCCTCCAGTGGTGGGACGACATCTGGCTGAACGAGTCCTTCGCCGAGTACATGGGCTACCAGACCCTCAACGAAGTCCGCCCCGGGGGGTCTGGGGGGGAACCCCCCAGATGGAGGGGCACCGACACCTGGACCGACTTCGGCGTCGTCCGCAAGGCCTGGGGCTACGACGCCGACCAGCGCCCCTCCACCCACCCCGTCGCCCCCGAGAACGTCGACGACACCGCCGCCGCCCTCCTCAACTTCGACGGCATCTCCTATGCCAAGGGCGCCTCCGCACTACGGCAACTCGTGACCTGGCTCGGCGACAAGGACTTCCTCGCCGGCATCAACACCCACTTCGCCCGCCACAAGTTCGCCAACGCCACCCTCGCCGACTTCATCGACTCCCTCGCCTCCCACACCGAACGCGACGTACACGCCTGGGCCGACGCCTGGCTGCGCACCACCGGCGTCGACACCCTCACCCCCACCCTCAGCGGCTCAGGCGGCGACCACACCCTCACCGTCACCCACCAGGGCAGCCGCCCCCACCGCATCGCCGTCGGCCTCTACGACCTCGACCTCGCCGACGAGGGCCGCCACCTCACCCTGCGCGAACGCCTCGACGTCGACATCCCGCAGAACGCACCCCAGCCCCTCGGCAAGCGCCCCGCCCTGCTCCTCCTCAACGACGGCGACCTCACCTACACCAAGGTCCGCTTCGACCCCGCCTCCTTCGAAACCGTCCGCACCGGCCTCTCCGGCCTGCCCGGCCCGCTCACCCGCGCCGTCGTCTGGAACGCCCTGCGCGACGCCGTCCGCGACGGCGAACTCGCCCCCACCGCCTACCTCGACGCCGCCCGCGCCCACCTCCCGCGCGAAACCGACCTCGCCCTCGTCCAAGGCGTCCTCGCCTTCGCCGCCGGCCAGGTCGCCGACCGCTACCTCACCCCCGAACAGCGCCCCGCCGCCCTCGCCACCCTCTCCGCCCTCTGCCGCGACCTCATCCGCCGCACCGAGGACGGCGACCACCCCGGCCTGCGCCTCATCGCCGTACGCCACTTCATCGACGTCGCCGCCCACCCCGACACCATCGACGCCTGGCTCGCCGAAGGCACCGTCCCCGGCGGCCCCGAACTCGACCCCGACCTGCGCTGGCGCGTCCTCGCCCGGCTCGCCGTCCTCGGCGCCACCGACGAGGCCGCCATCGCCGCCGAACTCGCCCGCGACCCCTCCGCCACCGGCCAGGAGGGCGCAGCCCGCTGCCGCGCCGCCCTCCCCGACGCGGACGCCAAGCGCACCGCCTGGGCGGCCATGTTCGAGAGCGACGACCTCTCCAACTACCTCTTCACCGCCACCGCCCAGGGCTTCTGGCAGCCCGAACAGGCCGACCTCGTCAGCGAGTACGTCCCACGCTTCTACGAGGACGCCGTCGCCGTGGCCGCCCGTCGAGGCCCCGCCATCGCCGACGCCGCCGGCCGCTGGGCCTTCCCCGCCCACGCCGTCACCCCCGACACCCTCCACCTGGGCGAACAATGCCTCACGGCCGCCGCCCCCACCCCCTCCCTACGCCGCAAACTCATCGACCAACTGGACGACTTGGCACGGGCGTTGAGGGTGAGGGACCAATCCAGCCCGTCCGGCGCCTGA
- a CDS encoding chorismate mutase yields MTTSNTPGAGTGDVDPAVREELARLRDSIDNIDAAVVHMLAERFKATQQVGHLKARHQLPPADQAREARQIARLRTLAENARLDPAFAEKFLNFIIAEVIRHHERIAEDAVSGTANSTASSPS; encoded by the coding sequence ATGACCACCAGCAACACCCCCGGCGCCGGAACCGGTGACGTCGACCCCGCCGTCCGCGAGGAGCTCGCCCGGCTGCGCGACAGCATCGACAACATCGACGCGGCCGTCGTCCACATGCTCGCCGAACGCTTCAAGGCCACCCAGCAGGTCGGCCACCTCAAGGCCCGCCACCAGCTGCCGCCCGCCGACCAGGCCCGCGAGGCCCGCCAGATCGCCCGGCTGCGCACCCTCGCCGAGAACGCCAGGCTCGACCCCGCGTTCGCCGAGAAGTTCCTCAACTTCATCATCGCCGAGGTGATCCGCCACCACGAGCGCATCGCCGAGGACGCCGTCAGCGGCACCGCCAACAGCACCGCCTCCTCGCCGAGCTGA
- a CDS encoding SDR family oxidoreductase: MTGICDGRVVVVTGAGRGLGRAHALAFAAEGACVVVNDLGVGPDGTSDAESPAARVAEEIRAAGGDAVAHGGDIATPGGAASLVTTALETYGRLDTLVNNAGFLRDRMLVNLDEDDWDAVLRVHLKGHFLTLRHAAAHWRAEAKAGRTPVARIVNTSSGAGLLGSVGQGNYSAAKAGIVALTLVAAAELARYGVQVNALAPAARTRMTERAFAETMAAPDTGFDAMAPENVSPLVVWLGSARSEGVTGRVFEAEAGRITVMEGWRPGPTADKGARWNPAEAGEAVRKLLAGSEPPGPVYGA; the protein is encoded by the coding sequence ATGACAGGAATCTGCGACGGCCGCGTGGTCGTCGTCACCGGCGCCGGACGCGGCCTCGGCCGCGCGCACGCGCTCGCGTTCGCGGCGGAGGGCGCGTGCGTCGTCGTCAACGACCTGGGGGTGGGGCCGGACGGCACCTCGGACGCCGAGTCCCCGGCCGCCCGCGTCGCCGAGGAGATCCGCGCGGCGGGCGGCGACGCCGTCGCCCACGGCGGCGACATCGCCACCCCCGGGGGCGCCGCCTCCCTCGTGACGACCGCCCTGGAGACGTACGGCCGGCTCGACACCCTCGTCAACAACGCCGGCTTCCTGCGCGACCGGATGCTCGTCAACCTCGACGAGGACGACTGGGACGCCGTCCTGCGCGTCCACCTCAAGGGGCACTTCCTCACCCTGAGACACGCCGCCGCGCACTGGCGGGCCGAGGCCAAGGCGGGCCGCACGCCGGTCGCCCGGATCGTCAACACCAGCAGCGGAGCGGGGCTGCTGGGCTCGGTCGGACAGGGCAACTACAGCGCGGCCAAGGCCGGCATCGTCGCCCTCACACTGGTCGCCGCGGCCGAACTCGCCCGCTACGGCGTCCAGGTCAACGCCCTCGCGCCCGCCGCCCGCACCCGGATGACGGAACGCGCCTTCGCCGAGACCATGGCGGCCCCCGACACCGGCTTCGACGCCATGGCCCCCGAGAACGTCTCCCCGCTCGTCGTCTGGCTCGGCTCCGCGCGGAGCGAGGGCGTCACCGGCCGCGTCTTCGAGGCGGAGGCCGGCCGGATCACCGTCATGGAGGGCTGGCGGCCGGGCCCCACCGCCGACAAGGGCGCCCGCTGGAACCCGGCGGAGGCGGGCGAGGCCGTACGGAAACTGCTGGCCGGATCCGAGCCGCCGGGGCCGGTGTACGGGGCCTAG
- a CDS encoding SDR family oxidoreductase, which translates to MELDGKVAVVTGGTRGVGAGIARSLVRAGAEVVVCARRPPETPVPKTGFAPLDVRDADAVREFFAGLPRLDVLVNNAGGAPYRRLADAEPERHARVIELNLLAPLTVSLAAYDHLRRTGGSVVMIGSVSGSRPSPGSAAYGAAKAGLENLARSMAVEWAPQVRVNTLVVGMVHTELAHLHYGGEDGVEAVARTVPLGRLARPADVGAAAVFLASDAAAYISGASLLVHGGGERPAFLDAATANKEKSEKGEVT; encoded by the coding sequence ATGGAGCTGGACGGGAAGGTCGCCGTCGTCACCGGTGGCACCCGGGGCGTGGGCGCCGGTATCGCGCGCTCCCTCGTGCGCGCGGGCGCCGAGGTCGTGGTCTGCGCCCGCCGGCCGCCCGAAACCCCGGTCCCGAAGACCGGGTTCGCGCCGCTGGACGTGCGGGACGCCGACGCCGTACGGGAGTTCTTCGCCGGGCTGCCCCGGCTCGACGTCCTCGTCAACAACGCGGGCGGCGCGCCGTACCGCAGACTCGCCGACGCGGAACCAGAGCGCCACGCGCGCGTGATCGAACTCAACCTCCTCGCCCCGCTGACGGTCTCCCTCGCCGCCTACGACCACCTCAGGCGCACCGGCGGCTCGGTCGTGATGATCGGCAGCGTCAGCGGCAGCCGCCCCTCGCCCGGCTCGGCCGCGTACGGCGCGGCCAAGGCGGGGCTGGAGAACCTCGCGCGGTCCATGGCCGTGGAGTGGGCCCCGCAGGTGCGCGTGAACACCCTGGTCGTCGGCATGGTCCACACCGAGCTGGCCCACCTGCACTACGGCGGCGAGGACGGCGTCGAGGCCGTCGCCCGCACCGTCCCGCTCGGCCGGCTCGCCCGGCCCGCCGACGTGGGCGCGGCGGCCGTCTTCCTCGCCTCCGACGCCGCCGCGTACATCAGCGGGGCGAGCCTGCTCGTGCACGGGGGAGGGGAGCGGCCCGCGTTCCTCGACGCCGCGACCGCCAACAAGGAGAAAAGCGAGAAAGGAGAGGTGACGTGA
- a CDS encoding enoyl-CoA hydratase family protein, translating to MGVSTSSPEKGPEKGIAVVTVDVPPVNALPVDGWFALADAVRAAGRDPGTRCVVLTARGRGFNAGVDIKELQARGRSALIGANRGCFEAFAAVYECEVPVVAAVHGFCLGGGIGLVGNADVIVASEDAVFGLPELDRGALGAATHLARLVPQHLMRALYYTSRTVTAAELHAHGSVWRVVPSDELQAAARELAGEIAAKDGELLRLAKAALNGIDPVDVRRSYRFEQGFTFEASVAGVADRVRDTFGKDGTEGA from the coding sequence ATGGGTGTCTCCACCTCGTCCCCGGAAAAGGGGCCGGAAAAGGGGATCGCGGTCGTCACGGTCGACGTTCCGCCGGTCAACGCGCTGCCGGTGGACGGCTGGTTCGCGCTGGCCGACGCGGTGCGCGCGGCGGGCCGGGACCCGGGGACCCGCTGCGTGGTGCTGACCGCGCGGGGCCGGGGGTTCAACGCGGGGGTGGACATCAAGGAACTGCAGGCGCGGGGCAGAAGCGCGCTGATCGGCGCCAACCGGGGCTGCTTCGAGGCGTTCGCGGCGGTGTACGAGTGCGAGGTGCCCGTGGTCGCGGCGGTGCACGGCTTCTGCCTGGGCGGCGGCATCGGCCTGGTGGGCAACGCGGACGTGATCGTGGCGAGCGAGGACGCCGTGTTCGGCCTGCCCGAGCTGGACCGGGGCGCCCTGGGCGCGGCCACCCACCTCGCCCGCCTGGTCCCCCAGCACCTGATGCGCGCCCTGTACTACACCTCGCGCACGGTCACGGCGGCCGAGCTGCACGCGCACGGCTCGGTGTGGCGGGTGGTGCCGAGTGACGAACTACAAGCTGCCGCAAGGGAGTTGGCCGGTGAGATCGCCGCGAAGGACGGTGAGCTGCTCCGGCTCGCCAAGGCGGCCCTCAACGGCATCGACCCGGTCGACGTGCGCCGCAGCTACCGCTTCGAGCAGGGCTTCACCTTCGAGGCGAGCGTCGCCGGGGTGGCCGACCGGGTCCGGGACACATTCGGCAAGGACGGGACCGAGGGGGCTTAG
- a CDS encoding CoA transferase subunit A codes for MGDKTMTAEEVVSRLRSGMTLGIGGWGSRRKPMALVRALLRSEVTDLTVVSYGGPDVGMLAAAGRIRKLVAAFVTLDSIPLEPHYRAARERGAFELMEIDEAMFMWGLRAAAHRLPFLPVRAGLGSDVMRVNPGLRTVTSPYDDQETFVAMPALRLDAALVHVNRADRLGNGQYLGPDPYFDDLFCEAADEAYVSCERVVDTAELTKEAAPQSLLVKRHTVTGVVEAPNGAHFTSCAPDYGRDEAFQKRYATTPWPEFAARYLAGDEQAYRSAAGEEA; via the coding sequence GTGGGCGACAAGACGATGACCGCCGAGGAGGTCGTCTCCCGGCTGCGCAGCGGGATGACCCTCGGCATCGGCGGCTGGGGCTCGCGCCGCAAGCCGATGGCCCTGGTCAGGGCGTTGCTGCGGTCGGAGGTCACCGACCTGACCGTCGTGTCGTACGGCGGTCCGGACGTCGGGATGCTGGCGGCGGCGGGGCGGATCCGCAAGCTGGTGGCCGCCTTCGTCACCCTCGACTCGATCCCCCTCGAACCGCACTACCGCGCGGCCCGCGAGCGCGGTGCCTTCGAGCTGATGGAGATCGACGAGGCGATGTTCATGTGGGGGCTGCGCGCCGCCGCGCACCGGCTGCCCTTCCTGCCGGTGCGGGCGGGGCTCGGCTCGGACGTGATGCGGGTCAACCCCGGGCTGCGCACGGTGACTTCGCCGTACGACGACCAGGAGACGTTCGTCGCCATGCCCGCGCTGCGGCTGGACGCGGCCCTGGTGCACGTCAACCGGGCCGACCGGCTGGGCAACGGGCAGTATCTGGGCCCGGATCCGTACTTCGACGACCTCTTCTGCGAGGCGGCCGACGAGGCGTACGTGTCGTGCGAACGGGTCGTCGACACGGCCGAGTTGACGAAGGAGGCGGCGCCGCAGTCGCTGCTGGTCAAGCGGCACACGGTGACGGGGGTCGTCGAGGCCCCGAACGGCGCGCACTTCACGTCCTGCGCCCCCGACTACGGCCGGGACGAGGCGTTCCAGAAGCGGTACGCGACCACGCCCTGGCCGGAGTTCGCGGCGCGCTACCTGGCCGGGGACGAACAGGCGTACCGGTCGGCGGCCGGGGAGGAGGCATGA
- a CDS encoding CoA-transferase subunit beta: protein MRDDMTEVTEVTRAEYCVVACAEAWRGGGEILASPMGVIPSVGARLARHTFAPDLLLTDGEALLVGPDGTVEGWLPYRQHLALVTGGRRHVMMGASQIDRYGNQNISCIGDWAKPKRQLLGVRGAPVNTLNNPTSYWIPRHSRRVFVEKVDMVCGVGYDRAAEAGARHHRIPRVVSDLGVFDFATPGHAMRLASVHPGVSVDQVREATGFDLVIPDEVPRTREPTARELRLIRDVLDPGAVRAREVAV from the coding sequence ATGAGGGACGACATGACCGAGGTGACCGAGGTGACCCGTGCCGAGTACTGCGTGGTCGCCTGCGCCGAGGCCTGGCGCGGCGGGGGCGAGATCCTGGCGAGCCCGATGGGCGTGATCCCGTCCGTGGGCGCCCGTCTCGCCCGGCACACCTTCGCGCCGGACCTGCTGCTGACCGACGGCGAGGCACTGCTCGTCGGCCCGGACGGCACCGTCGAGGGCTGGCTGCCGTACCGGCAGCATCTGGCCCTGGTCACCGGGGGCAGGCGGCACGTGATGATGGGCGCGAGCCAGATCGACCGGTACGGCAACCAGAACATCTCCTGCATCGGCGACTGGGCGAAGCCGAAGCGGCAACTGCTCGGGGTGCGCGGCGCGCCGGTCAACACCCTCAACAACCCGACGAGTTACTGGATCCCGAGGCATTCGCGGCGGGTCTTCGTCGAGAAGGTCGACATGGTGTGCGGGGTGGGGTACGACCGTGCGGCCGAGGCCGGGGCCCGTCATCACCGCATTCCCCGGGTCGTCTCCGACCTCGGTGTCTTCGACTTCGCCACGCCCGGCCACGCGATGCGGCTGGCGTCGGTGCATCCGGGGGTGAGCGTGGACCAGGTGCGGGAGGCGACGGGCTTCGACCTCGTGATCCCGGACGAGGTGCCCCGTACCCGTGAACCGACGGCGCGGGAGCTCCGGTTGATCCGCGACGTGCTCGATCCGGGCGCCGTGCGCGCGCGGGAGGTCGCCGTCTGA
- a CDS encoding NAD(P)H-dependent flavin oxidoreductase, protein METALTRLVGVRHPIVQTGMGWVAGPRLVSAAANAGALGVLGSATMTVDGLREAVREVKSRTDAPFGVNLRADAADAGDRVRIILDEGVRVASFALAPSRELIGELKEAGVVVIPSVGARRHAEKVAAWGADAVVVQGGEGGGHTGEVATTVLLPQVVDAVDIPVVAAGGFYDGRGLVAALAYGAAGVAMGTRFLLTSDSTVPDAVKARYLAATVRDVTVTRAVDGLPHRMLRTDLVASLENSGRARRLLHAVRRAAGFRRLSGLTWPQLVRDGLAMRHGKDLTWSQVLLAANTPMLLRSAMVEGRTDLGVMASGQVAGVIDDLPSCAELVERIMKEAEEIRQRLTASP, encoded by the coding sequence ATGGAGACGGCACTCACCCGGCTGGTCGGGGTCCGCCACCCGATCGTGCAGACCGGGATGGGGTGGGTGGCGGGGCCGCGCCTGGTGTCGGCGGCGGCGAACGCGGGCGCGCTGGGCGTCCTGGGCTCGGCGACGATGACCGTCGACGGGCTGCGGGAGGCCGTACGGGAGGTCAAGTCCCGTACGGACGCGCCGTTCGGGGTCAATCTCCGCGCCGACGCGGCGGACGCGGGCGACCGGGTGCGGATCATCCTCGACGAGGGGGTGCGGGTCGCGTCCTTCGCGCTGGCCCCCTCCCGCGAGCTGATCGGCGAGCTGAAGGAGGCGGGGGTCGTCGTCATCCCGTCGGTCGGCGCGCGTCGGCACGCCGAGAAGGTCGCGGCGTGGGGGGCGGACGCGGTGGTCGTGCAGGGCGGCGAGGGCGGCGGGCACACCGGCGAGGTGGCGACGACGGTGCTGCTGCCGCAGGTGGTGGACGCCGTGGACATACCGGTCGTGGCGGCGGGCGGCTTCTACGACGGGCGGGGGCTGGTGGCGGCGCTGGCGTACGGGGCGGCGGGCGTGGCCATGGGGACGCGGTTCCTGCTGACGTCGGACTCGACGGTGCCGGACGCGGTGAAGGCGCGGTACCTGGCGGCGACGGTCCGGGACGTGACGGTGACGCGGGCGGTCGACGGTCTGCCGCATCGCATGCTGCGTACGGACCTGGTGGCCTCGCTGGAGAACTCCGGCCGGGCACGGAGACTGCTGCACGCGGTCCGCCGGGCGGCCGGCTTCCGGAGGCTCTCCGGTCTCACCTGGCCTCAACTGGTCCGGGACGGACTCGCGATGAGGCACGGCAAGGACCTGACCTGGAGCCAGGTGCTGCTCGCGGCGAACACCCCGATGCTGCTGAGATCGGCGATGGTGGAGGGCCGTACGGACCTGGGGGTGATGGCCTCCGGGCAGGTCGCCGGGGTGATCGACGACCTGCCGTCGTGCGCGGAGC